The genomic stretch agtttttcgaaaaaattaaaagttttgtaaacagaaaatttatagaaatgaccatataattgatattcatgtcaacaccgaagtgctgactactgggctggtgataccctcggggacgaaacgtccaccagcagtggcatcgacccagtggtgtaaatagttatcaaaggtaccaggattataatttaatacgccagacgcgcgtttcgtctacataagactcatcagtgacgctcagatcaaaacagttaaaatgccaaacaaatacaaagttgaagagcattgaggacccaaaaattcctaaaagttgtgccaaatacggctaaggtaatctactcctgggcgtaagaaaatccttagtttttcgaaaaaattaaaagttttgtaaacagaaaatttatagaaatgaccatataattgatattcatgtcaacaccgaagtgctgactactgggctggtgataccctcggggacgaaacgtccaccagcagtggcatcgacccagtggtgtaaatagttatcaaaggtaccaggattataatttaatacgccagacgcgcgtttcgtctacataagactcatcagtgacgctcagatcaaaacagttaaaatgccaaacaaatacaaagttgaagagcattgaggacccaaaaattcctaaaagttgtgccaaatacggctaaggtaatctactcctgggcgtaagaaaatccttagtttttcgaaaaaattaaaagttttgtaaacagaaaatttatagaaatgaccatataattgatattcatgtcaacaccgaagtgctgactactgggctggtgataccctcggggacgaaacgtccaccagcagtggcatcgacccagtggtgtaaatagttatcaaaggtaccaggattataatttaatacgccagacgcgcgtttcgtctacataagactcatcagtgacgctcagatcaaaacagttaaaatgccaaacaaatacaaagttgaagagcattgaggacccaaaaattcctaaaagttgtgccaaatacggctaaggtaatctactcctgggcgtaagaaaatccttagtttttcgaaaaaattaactAGTACCACCCTTACAATGTCATTTAGTTTGTACACACTCACGTATCTATAAACTAGTACCACCCTTACAATGTCATTTAGTTTGTACACACTCACGTATCTATAAACTAGTACCACCCTTACAATGTCATTTAGTTTGTACACACTCACGTATCTATAAACAAGTACCACCCTTACAGTTTCATTTAGTTTGTACACACTCACGTATCTATAAACTAGTACCACCCTTACAATGTCATTTAGTTTGTACACACTCACGTATCTATAAACTAGTACCACCCTTACAATGTCATTTAGTTTGTACACACTCACGTATCTATAAACTAGTACCACCCTTACAATGTCATTTAGTTTGTACACACTCACGTATCTATAAACTAGTACCACCCTTACAATGTCATTTAGTTTGTACACACTCACGTATTTATAAACTAGTACCACCCTTACAGTTTCATTTAGTTTGTACACACTCACGTATCTGTAAACTAGTACCACCCTTACAATGTCATAATGTTTGTACACACTCACGTATCTATAAACTAGTACCACCCTTACAATGTCATTTAGTTTGTACAAACTCACGTATCTGTAAACTAGTACCACCCTTACAATGTCATTTAGTTTGTACACACTCACGTATCTATAAACTAGTACCACTCTTACAATGTCATTTAGTTTGTACACACTCACGTATCTGTAAACTAGTACCACCCTTACAATGTCATTTAGTTTGTACACACTCACGTATCTGTAAACTAGTACCACCCTTACAATGTCATTTAGTTTGTAAACACTCATGTATCTCTAAACTAGTACCACCCTTACAATGTCATTTAGTTTGTACACACTCACGTATCTATAAACTAGTACCACCCTTACAATGTCATTTAGTTTGTACACACTCACGTATCTATAAACTAGTACCACTCTTACAATTTCATTTAGTTTGTACACACTCACGTATCTATAAACTAGTACCACCCTTACAATGTCATTTAGTTTGTACACACTCACGTATCTATAAACTAGTACCACCCTTACAATGTCATTTAGTTTGTACACACTCACGTATCTATAAACTAGTACCACCCTTACAATGTCATTTAGTTTGTACACACTCACGTATCTATAAACAAGTACCACCCTTACAGTTTCATTTAGTTTGTACACACTCACGTATCTATAAACTAGTACCACCCTTACAATGTCATTTAGTTTGTACACACTCACGTATCTATAAACTAGTACCACCCTTACAATGTCATTTAGTTTGTACACACTCACGTATCTATAAACTAGTACCACCCGTACAATGTCATTTAGTTTGTACACACTCACGTATCTATAAACTAGTACCACCCTTACAATGTCATTTAGTTTGTACACACTCACGTATTTATAAACTAGTACCACCCTTACAGTTTCATTTAGTTTGTACACACTCACGTATCTGTAAACTAGTACCACCCTTACAATGTCATAATGTTTGTACACACTCACGTATCTATAAACTAGTACCACCCTTACAATGTCATTTAGTTTGTACAAACTCACGTATCTGTAAACTAGTACCACCCTTACAATGTCATTTAGTTTGTACACACTCACGTATCTATAAACTAGTACCACTCTTACAATGTCATTTAGTTTGTACACACTCACGTATCTGTAAACTAGTACCACCCTTACAATGTCATTTAGTTTGTACACACTCACGTATCTATAAACTAGTACCACCCTTACAATGTCATTTAGTTTGAACACACTCACGTATCTGTAAACTAGTACCACCCTTACAATGTCATAATATTTGTACACACTCACGTATCTATAAACTAGTACCACCCTTACAATGACATAATGTTTGTACAAACTCACGTATCTGTAAACTAGTACCACCCTTACAATGTCATAATATTTGTACACACTCACGTATCTATAAACTAGTACCACCCTTACAATGTCATAATGTTTGTACAAACTCACGTATCTATAAACTAGTACCACCCCTACAATGTcttaacacatgacatgggtaaaatctctttgttcttactgtgttataatctggataatgcacagcaaaggtgtgcattaactacctcagatatactgcacagttcaaatctatgtTTACCTTTAGGGACGATTCCTTGATTTTGAAAGGGGCgttttctatcaaattaaaaaaaaatatatcaccgagtgtagcgagactaaaaacCAGTTGACGACTTTAAGGcaaaacacgatactttgtccaatcctAGGGTTAACGACATGTTCGTCCCCATCCCCGAATCCGCCATTTGCCTTAAAATTAcgacaaaattgaactttgtaaaaacatcgtagtttcaaaataggaaaaaagacAGGGttcttattcctttttttttccaTCTCAGCTTAAAATGTTTTACTATATGTTGCGTACaacataaatcttaaatcagtgttttaaagtcagaaagatagttaaaacattttttggtaatttccgccaaaaaagaaatgtatctaagaatatccgaataaaagaaatcttatttggattagttttagacttaatggaatttataacgacattttgaatatctattccccatatttttggatcgaatttaaagGGGGTcatatctaattttgttttaaaacagggagattagctggagatcaatcagacttcatttagatggacgtgtcttaaacATTAATACAGTAGGTAACAAAGAAATTTGGGGGAGGGGGAGtaaaagattggaaagagaaacgtattatttgtttattcaacatttaaagTTTAGATagtataacatcttcctcggtttATCTTTCTCTATTAAAGCATATCATTgatggaaagaaattcaaaagcaattaatccAAACTCAAAAACCCgttcagttatgatttttttttcatacaacgaTTTGAAGTACtcaatttgtcaaagtcttaatcgtcacttattaaataaaaaatgggaATAGATTCAgcagaaacattaaaaaaaagtctacCATTTAATCGCAATTTTACAATAAGTCTAAACCCAAACaaaagttatcaatttaaaacttaccaatgaagtcgtatttccccctttctttacccCACAATAAACTTTCCTAGGTtccgtggattgcggaatatcgtccacatctaaaacgttcacgtagatgaatgacgtcatgtgttaaaacagttattggccaatcaaatcggtatatataatttaatctGCACGAGCTCAGGgtgaccctttaacccgaactcctacgtcgttcgggtgaataagggtcacctgagctgtgcagatcaaattctatataccgacttgcttggtcaataactataacataatgtttgTACACACTCTATGAGGAAATAGACAAGGTCATCCACTTATGTTGGTTACATGTATAAAACAGCCACCATATTTTACACTcagcaatatacatgtatgtatgtagtTATTTATACTGATTCCCAAAATATCTTGTTTCTATACGTATGTGACATAAGCATTATTCGATATCCGATATTTATTATCCAACAGGCTGCTAGAAGTCGTTGCAATAATCTAATTCAATTGAAAATCATAAATACTAAAATGTTCGATAACATTAAAAGTATGATACTCATGGTTTAAAGGGTTGAAAAGATCTGTCGGATATGGTTTTattaccccttctagctgtcgtaaatcctcgttgtccattaccccttctagctatcgtaaatcctcgttgtctattaccccttctagctgtcgtaaatcctcgttgtccattacccatTCTATCTGTCGTAAATCCTCATTATCCATTACCcattctagctgtcgtaaatcctcgttgtccattaccccttctagctgtcgtaaatcctcgttgtccattaccccttctagttgtcgtaaatcctcgttgtccattaccccttctagctgtcgtaaatcctcgttgtccattacccatTCTatctgtcgtaaatcctcgttgtccattaccccttctagctgtcgtaaatcctcgttgtccatcaccccttctagctgtcgtaaatcctcgttgtccattaccccttcttgctgtcgtaaatcctcgttgtccattaccccttctagctatcgtaaatcctcgttgtccattaccccttctagctgtcgtaaatcctcgttgtccattaccccttctagttgtcgtaaatcctcgttgtccttTACCCCTTCTAgttgtcgtaaatcctcgttgtccttTACCcattctagctgtcgtaaatcctcgttgtccattaccccttctagctgtcgtaaatcctcgttgtcctttaccccttctagctgtcgtaaatcctcgttgtccattaccccttctagctatcgtaaatcctcgttgtccattaccccttctagTTGTCGTAAATTCTCGTTGTGCTAACCCCTTCTAGTTGTCGTAAATCTTCGTTGTCCATTACTCATTCTAgttgtcgtaaatcctcgttgtccattaccccttctagctgtcgtaaatcctcgttgtccattaccccttctagctgtcgtaaatcctcgttgtccattaccccttctagctgtcgtaaatcctcgttgtccattaccccttttagctgtcgtaaatcctcgttgtccattaccccttctagctgtcgtaaatcctcgttgtccattaccccttctagctgtcgtaaatcctcgttgtccattaccccttctagctgtcgtaaatcctcgttgtccattaccccttctagctgtcgtaaatcctcgttgtccattaccccttctagctgtcgtaaatcctcgttgtccattaccccttctagctgtcgtaaatcctcgttgtccatcaCCCCTTCTAGCtatcgtaaatcctcgttgtccattaccccttctagctgtcgttaatcctcgttgtccattaccccaTCTAGTTATcttaaatcctcgttgtccatcaCCCCTTCTAgttgtcgtaaatcctcgttgtccattacccattctagctgtcgtaaatcctcgttgtccattaccccttctagctgtcgtaaatcctcgttgtccattactcattctagctgtcgtaaatcctcgttgtccattaccccttctagctgtcgtaaatcctcgttgtccattaccccttctagctgtcgtaaatcctcgttgtccattaccccttctagctatcgtaaatcctcgttgtccattaccccttctagctgtcgtaaatcctcgttgtccattaccccttctagttgtcgtaaatcctcgttgtccttTACCCCTTCTAgttgtcgtaaatcctcgttgtccttTACCcattctagctgtcgtaaatcctcgttgtccattaccccttctagctgtcgtaaatcctcgttgtcctttaccccttctagctgtcgtaaatcctcgttgtccattaccccttctagctatcgtaaatcctcgttgtccattaccccttctagTTGTCGTAAATTCTCGTTGTGCTAACCCCTTCTAGTTGTCGTAAATCTTCGTTGTCCATTACTCATTCTAgttgtcgtaaatcctcgttgtccattaccccttctagctgtcgtaaatcctcgttgtccattaccccttctagctgtcgtaaatcctcgttgtccattaccccttctagctgtcgtaaatcctcgttgtccattaccccttctagctgtcgtaaatcctcgttgtccattaccccttctagctgtcgtaaatcctcgttgtccattaccccttctagctgtcgtaaatcctcgttgtccattaccccttctagctgtcgtaaatcctcgttgtccattaccccttctagctgtcgtaaatcctcgttgtccattaccccttctagctgtcgtaaatcctcgttgtccattaccccttctagctgtcgtaaatcctcgttgtccattaccccttctagctgtcgtaaatcctcgttgtccattatcccttctagctgtcgtaaatcctcgttgtccattaccccttctagttgtcgtaaatcctcgttgtccattaccccttctagctgtcgtaaatcctcgttgtccattaccccttctagctgtcgtaaatcctcgttgtccattacccattctagctgtcgtaaatcctcgttgtccattacccattctagctgtcgtaaatcctcgttgtctattaccccttctagctgtcgtaaatcctcgttgtccattacccatTCTatctgtcgtaaatcctcgttgtctattaccccttctagctgtcgtaaatcctcgttgtccattactcattctagctgtcgtaaatcctcgttgtccattacccattctagctgtcgtaaatcctcgttgtccattaccccttctagctgtcgtaaatcctcgttgtccattactcattctagctgtcgtaaatcctcgttgtccattaccccttctagctgtcgtaaatcctcgttgtcctttaccccttctagctgtcgtaaatcctcgttgtccattaccccttctagctatcgtaaatcctcgttgtccattaccccttctagTTGTCGTAAATTCTCGTTGTGCTAaccccttctagctgtcgtaaatcctcgttgtccattaccccttctagctgtcgtaaatcctcgttgtccattaccccttctagctgtcgtaaatcctcgttgtccattacccatTCTatctgtcgtaaatcctcgttgtccattaccccttctagctgtcgtaaatcctcgttgtccattaccccttctagctgtcgtaaatcctcgttgtccattaccccttctagttgtcgtaaatcctcgttgtccattacccattctagctgtcgtaaatcctcgttgtccattactcattctagctgtcgtaaatcctcgttgtccattacccattctagctgtcgtaaatccttGTTGTCTattaccccttctagctgtcgtaaatcctcgttgtccattacccattctagctgtcgtaaatcctcgttgtccattactcattctagctgtcgtaaatcctcgttgtccattacccattctagctgtcgtaaatccttGTTGTCTattaccccttctagctgtcgtaaatcctcgttgtccattacccattctagctgtcgtaaatcctcgttgtccattaccccttctagctgtcgtaaatcctcgttgtccattactcattctagctgtcgtaaatcctcgttgtccatcaccccttctagctgtcgtaaatcctcgttgtccattaccccttctagttgtcgtaaatcctcgttgtccattaccccttctagctgtcgtaaatcctcgttgtccattaccccttctagctgtcgtaaatcctcgttgtccattacccattctagctgtcgtaaatccttGTTGTCTattaccccttctagctgtcgtaaatcctcgttgtccatcaccccttctagctgtcgtaaatcctcgttgtccattaccccttctagctgtcgtaaatcctcgttgtccattaccccttctagttgtcgtaaatcctcgttgtccattaccccttctagctgtcgtaaatcctcgttgtccattactcattctagctgtcgtaaatcctcgttgtccattacccattctagctgtcgtaaatccttGTTGTCTattaccccttctagctgtcgtaaatcctcgttgtccatcaccccttctagctgtcgtaaatcctcgttgtccattaccccttctagctatcgtaaatcctcgttgtccattaccccttctagttgtcgtaaatcctcgttgtccattaccccttctagctgtcgtaaatcctcgttgtccatcaccccttctagctgtcgtaaatcctcgttgtccattacccattctagctgtcgtaaatcctcgttgtccattaccccttctagctgtcgtaaatcctcgttgtccattaccccttctagctgtcgtaaatcctcgttgtgtTTACCCCTTCTAgatgtcgtaaatcctcgttgtccattaccccttctagctgtcATAAATTCTCGCTGTGCTTACCCCTTCTAGCtatcgtaaatcctcgttgtccattaccccttctagTTGTCGTAAATTCTCGTTGTGCTAACCCCTTCTAGTTGTCGTAAATCTTCGTTGTCCATTACTCATTCTAgttgtcgtaaatcctcgttgtccattaccccttctagctgtcgtaaatcctcgttgtccattaccccttctagctgtcgtaaatcctcgttgtccattaccccttctagctgtcgtaaatcctcgttgtccattaccccttctagctgtcgtaaatcctcgttgtccattaccccttctagctgtcgtaaatcctcgttgtccattaccccttctagctgtcgtaaatcctcgttgtccattaccccttctagctgtcgtaaatcctcgttgtccattaccccttctagctgtcgtaaatcctcgttgtccattaccccttctagctgtcgtaaatcctcgttgtccattaccccttctagctgtcgtaaatcctcgttgtccattaccccttctagctgtcgtaaatcctcgttgtccattaccccttctagctgtcgtaaatcctcgttgtccattaccccttctagttgtcgtaaatcctcgttgtccattaccccttctagttgtcgtaaatcctcgttgtccattaccccttctagctgtcgtaaatcctcgttgtccattaccccttctagctgtcgtaaatcctcgttgtccattactcattctagctgtcgtaaatcctcgttgtccattacccattctagctgtcgtaaatccttGTTGTCTattaccccttctagctgtcgtaaatcctcgttgtccattacccatTCTatctgtcgtaaatcctcgttgtctattaccccttctagctgtcgtaaatcctcgttgtccattactcattctagctgtcgtaaatcctcgttgtccattacccattctagctgtcgtaaatcctcgttgtccattaccccttctagctgtcgtaaatcctcgttgtccattactcattctagctgtcgtaaatcctcgttgtccattaccccttctagctgtcgtaaatcctcgttgtcctttaccccttctagctgtcgtaaatcctcgttgtccattaccccttctagctatcgtaaatcctcgttgtccattaccccttctagTTGTCGTAAATTCTCGTTGTGCTAaccccttctagctgtcgtaaatcctcgttgtccattaccccttctagctgtcgtaaatcctcgttgtccattaccccttctagctgtcgtaaatcctcgttgtccattaccccttctagctgtcgtaaatcctcgttgtccattacccatTCTatctgtcgtaaatcctcgttgtccattaccccttctagctgtcgtaaatcctcgttgtccattaccccttctagctgtcgtaaatcctcgttgtccattaccccttctagttgtcgtaaatcctcgttgtccattacccattctagctgtcgtaaatcctcgaTGTCCATTACTcattctagctgtcgtaaatcctcgttgtccattacacattctagctgtcgtaaatccttGTTGTCTattaccccttctagctgtcgtaaatcctcgttgtccattacccattctagctgtcgtaaatcctcgttgtccattactcattctagctgtcgtaaatcctcgttgtccattacccattctagctgtcgtaaatccttGTTGTCTattaccccttctagctgtcgtaaatcctcgttgtccattacccattctagctgtcgtaaatcctcgttgtccattaccccttctagctgtcgtaaatcctcgttgtccattactcattctagctgtcgtaaatcctcgttgtccatcaccccttctagctgtcgtaaatcctcgttgtccattaccccttctagttgtcgtaaatcctcgttgtccattaccccttctagctgtcgtaaatcgtcgttgtccattaccccttctagctgtcgtaaatcctcgttgtccattacccattctagctgtcgtaaatccttGTTGTCTattaccccttctagctgtcgtaaatcctcgttgtccattacccattctagctgtcgtaaatcctcgttatccattaccccttctagctgtcgtaaatcctcgttgtccattaccccttctagttgtcgtaaatcctcgttgtccattaccccttctagctgtcgtaaatcctcgttgtccattactcattctagctgtcgtaaatcctcgttgtccattacccattctagctgtcgtaaatccttgttgtccattaccccttctagctgtcgtaaatcctcgttgtccattaccccttctagctgtcgtaaatcctcgttgtccattaccccttct from Mytilus edulis chromosome 7, xbMytEdul2.2, whole genome shotgun sequence encodes the following:
- the LOC139482554 gene encoding octapeptide-repeat protein T2-like, with amino-acid sequence MSNGQRGFTTARRGNRQRGFTTDRMGNGQRGFTTARRARRGNGQRGFTTARMGNGQRGFTTTRRGDGQRGFKITRWGNGQRGLTTARRGNGQRGFTIARRGDGQRGFTTARRGNGQRGFTTARRARRGNGQRGFTTARRGNGQRGFTTTRMSNGQRRFTTTRRG
- the LOC139482555 gene encoding zinc finger CCCH domain-containing protein 13-like, with protein sequence MDNEDLRQLEGVMDNEDLRHLEWVMDNEDLRQLEGVMDNEDLRQLEGVMDNEDLRHLEWVMDNEDLRQLEGLEWVMDNEDLRQLEGVIDNKDLRQLEWVMDNEDLRQLEGLEWVMDNEDLRQLEGVIDNKDLRQLECVMDNEDLRQLE